Proteins from one Corynebacterium epidermidicanis genomic window:
- the aroA gene encoding 3-phosphoshikimate 1-carboxyvinyltransferase, whose amino-acid sequence MAEKVQDQWWQAPPAAGPIDWELRIPGSKSMTNRALVLAALADGPSVIHDALISRDTELMMQALEQLGTKITRTATSHGTPSTTIKVEPGRFTGGSVHTGLAGTIMRFLPPVAALADGTVFFDGDPEARVRPMSTTLEALRDLGVAVTGDSLPFTIVGTGAVTGGEVSIDASASSQFVSGLMLAGCRFRDGLTITHTGNKLPSLPHIELTVDMLQHAGISVTRTAPNQWHVAPGVPRACIWRIEPDLSNATPFLAAAAVTGGRVRIHDWPMKTAQPGDAIRDILMDMGCEVEFIAVGDGHALEIHGPHPGELRGLDLDLSDIGELTPTLAALAAVANSPSELHGIAHLRGHETDRLAALTAELNNVGVDCRELPDGLAIRPRPLRAGKWRSYADHRMATAGAILGLLTPIKVENIATTAKTLPGFATMWEDMVHHAAEPESGVTSG is encoded by the coding sequence ATGGCAGAAAAAGTGCAGGATCAATGGTGGCAAGCCCCGCCGGCAGCGGGTCCGATCGATTGGGAGTTGCGGATACCGGGCTCGAAATCGATGACGAACCGGGCGCTCGTACTCGCAGCGCTGGCCGACGGGCCATCGGTCATCCACGATGCCCTCATCAGCCGAGACACCGAACTGATGATGCAAGCCCTGGAACAGCTCGGCACGAAAATCACCCGAACCGCCACCTCCCATGGCACCCCGTCAACCACCATCAAGGTTGAGCCGGGCCGGTTCACGGGCGGATCGGTCCACACGGGCCTTGCGGGCACCATCATGCGCTTCCTCCCACCTGTGGCGGCGCTTGCCGACGGCACCGTGTTCTTCGACGGTGACCCAGAAGCCCGCGTACGCCCGATGAGCACCACCCTGGAGGCTCTGCGCGATCTCGGCGTGGCGGTCACCGGCGACAGCTTGCCGTTTACGATCGTCGGAACCGGAGCAGTCACAGGAGGCGAAGTCAGCATCGACGCGAGTGCCTCCTCCCAGTTTGTCTCCGGGCTGATGCTCGCCGGTTGCCGGTTCCGCGACGGTCTGACCATTACGCACACCGGCAACAAGCTGCCTAGCCTTCCCCACATCGAACTCACCGTGGACATGTTGCAGCATGCGGGAATCAGCGTGACTCGGACGGCCCCCAACCAATGGCACGTCGCACCTGGTGTGCCCCGCGCCTGCATCTGGCGAATCGAACCGGACCTGTCCAATGCCACCCCGTTCTTAGCTGCTGCCGCCGTCACGGGCGGCCGGGTACGCATTCACGATTGGCCAATGAAAACTGCCCAACCGGGTGATGCCATCCGCGACATTCTTATGGACATGGGGTGCGAGGTGGAATTCATCGCCGTCGGCGATGGTCACGCCTTGGAAATTCACGGCCCGCACCCCGGTGAGCTGCGCGGACTCGATCTGGATCTCTCCGATATCGGTGAACTCACGCCCACCCTTGCGGCCCTAGCCGCCGTGGCAAACTCCCCATCCGAATTGCACGGCATCGCGCACCTTAGAGGCCACGAAACCGACCGCCTGGCAGCATTGACGGCCGAACTCAACAATGTCGGAGTCGATTGTCGTGAACTTCCCGACGGGCTCGCCATCCGGCCCCGCCCCTTGCGAGCCGGAAAGTGGCGCAGCTACGCCGACCACCGCATGGCGACCGCCGGAGCGATCCTTGGTCTGCTCACTCCCATCAAAGTGGAAAACATCGCCACCACCGCAAAGACGCTGCCCGGCTTTGCGACGATGTGGGAAGACATGGTCCACCACGCCGCCGAACCAGAATCGGGTGTAACGAGTGGCTAG
- the ybaK gene encoding Cys-tRNA(Pro) deacylase → MAKKNSTGTAALQALVDAALPHTVHQFDTQSHHYGAEAAAELSTRLGIAAEQVFKTLLVDLSAGKGPKRQLAVCCIPVTEQLGLKKAATAHGASKATMADPKDAERSSGYVVGGISPIGQKHPLPTVIDETAQLFDVIFVSGGKRGLDIELSPDTLREVTGASFADLVAD, encoded by the coding sequence ATGGCCAAGAAGAATTCCACCGGTACTGCAGCACTCCAAGCGCTTGTCGACGCCGCCCTCCCCCACACCGTCCACCAATTCGACACCCAGTCCCACCACTACGGCGCCGAAGCCGCGGCGGAGCTCAGCACTCGGCTCGGAATCGCCGCCGAGCAGGTCTTCAAAACGCTCCTAGTGGATTTAAGCGCAGGCAAAGGCCCCAAGCGCCAACTGGCCGTTTGCTGCATCCCCGTTACCGAGCAACTCGGCTTGAAGAAGGCGGCCACAGCTCACGGCGCGAGCAAGGCTACCATGGCGGACCCCAAAGATGCCGAGCGTAGTTCGGGCTACGTCGTCGGCGGGATCTCTCCCATCGGCCAAAAGCACCCGCTTCCTACGGTTATTGATGAAACTGCCCAGCTCTTCGACGTTATCTTTGTCTCCGGCGGGAAGCGGGGCCTGGACATCGAATTATCCCCGGACACTCTCCGTGAGGTAACCGGGGCGAGCTTCGCTGACTTAGTGGCCGATTAA
- a CDS encoding sigma-70 family RNA polymerase sigma factor yields MKGYVEQTRIDRRGMAPTATLAQRFETEALPLLDQLYGGALRMTRNPADAEDLVQETYMKAFQAFESFKPGTNLKAWLYRIMTNLYINSYRKAQRQPSQLPTEEITDYQIYSSASHHFTGLESAEVEALKTIPDDEVSAALNGLSEEYRMVVYYADVEGLAYKEIAEILDIPLGTVMSRLHRGRKQLRGALKEVAAGYGIGT; encoded by the coding sequence ATGAAGGGATACGTCGAACAGACGAGGATAGACAGGAGAGGCATGGCCCCGACCGCGACACTTGCGCAACGCTTTGAGACTGAAGCGTTGCCATTGCTCGACCAACTTTATGGCGGTGCGCTGCGCATGACGCGCAACCCAGCCGATGCTGAAGACTTGGTGCAAGAAACGTATATGAAGGCGTTCCAGGCTTTCGAGAGCTTCAAGCCGGGAACGAACCTCAAGGCATGGCTGTATCGCATCATGACGAACCTGTACATCAACAGTTATCGCAAGGCGCAGCGGCAACCATCACAACTACCCACCGAAGAAATTACGGACTATCAGATCTATTCCAGCGCCTCTCACCACTTCACCGGCTTGGAATCAGCGGAGGTGGAAGCACTGAAAACGATCCCTGATGACGAAGTGTCGGCAGCGTTGAATGGTTTGTCCGAGGAGTACCGAATGGTGGTGTACTACGCCGATGTGGAGGGCCTCGCGTACAAGGAAATCGCCGAAATCCTCGACATTCCGTTGGGAACGGTGATGTCCAGGCTTCACCGGGGAAGAAAACAGCTCCGCGGTGCGTTAAAAGAAGTGGCAGCCGGATATGGGATCGGAACGTAA
- a CDS encoding 50S ribosomal protein bL37 — protein MSKRGRKRKDRRKNKANHGRRPNS, from the coding sequence ATGAGCAAGCGTGGCCGCAAGCGCAAGGACCGTCGCAAGAACAAGGCTAACCACGGCCGTCGTCCAAACTCTTAA
- a CDS encoding fatty acid desaturase family protein, translating into MAIANIKAYSHLTDADIEEIGRRLDAIKADVESTLGERDVRYIKSMIRTQRILELSGRATLLLSHRKPAFWAGTGMLALAKILENMEIGHNVIHGQWDWMNDPTIHSTTWEWDMNCPSKQWMHTHNHVHHTYTNILGMDHDVGYGVLRVTRDRKWAPQHAFQPVTNAVLASFFQWAIAFYDVELGRLFAGKQTWEETAPKFWETVAKVRNQVLKDYLLYPLLTGPNFKHTVRANLIANLVRNWWSYAVIFCGHFPDEAETFTKEQWENETKGEWYLRQMLGSANFKGGAALTILSGNLNYQIEHHLFPDMPSNRLAAVGKQVQALAEEFDLPYHTGSFPAQFGKVQRTLLKLSLPNSFLAASPDNAPEVRSNQAFTPDIEANLQVGADEAGRRRGLKPGLQLLAKARPSAKEALRYALMRPVRRQSRVHKAEVNGTIG; encoded by the coding sequence ATGGCAATCGCAAACATCAAGGCTTATTCGCACCTCACGGACGCAGATATTGAAGAAATTGGGCGTCGGCTGGACGCCATCAAAGCCGACGTGGAAAGCACCCTCGGCGAACGCGACGTTCGTTATATCAAATCGATGATTCGCACGCAACGAATCCTGGAACTCAGCGGCCGGGCCACATTGCTGCTCTCGCACCGCAAGCCAGCATTCTGGGCGGGAACTGGCATGCTGGCATTGGCGAAAATCCTAGAGAATATGGAGATCGGCCACAACGTCATCCACGGCCAGTGGGACTGGATGAACGACCCGACGATCCACTCCACCACCTGGGAATGGGACATGAACTGCCCATCTAAGCAGTGGATGCACACCCACAATCACGTCCACCACACGTACACCAACATCCTCGGGATGGATCACGACGTCGGATACGGCGTCCTGAGGGTAACCCGCGATAGGAAATGGGCGCCTCAGCACGCATTCCAGCCGGTGACCAACGCAGTGTTGGCATCCTTCTTTCAATGGGCCATCGCGTTTTACGACGTTGAGCTGGGGCGACTGTTCGCAGGAAAACAGACCTGGGAGGAAACCGCACCGAAGTTCTGGGAAACTGTGGCGAAGGTTCGCAACCAGGTGCTCAAGGACTACCTGCTCTACCCACTGCTCACCGGCCCCAACTTCAAGCACACCGTCCGGGCCAACCTGATTGCCAACCTGGTGCGTAACTGGTGGTCGTACGCAGTGATCTTCTGTGGGCACTTCCCGGACGAGGCGGAAACCTTCACCAAAGAACAATGGGAAAACGAAACCAAGGGTGAGTGGTACCTGCGCCAGATGCTGGGTAGCGCGAACTTCAAGGGCGGCGCAGCGTTGACCATCTTGTCCGGAAATCTCAATTATCAGATCGAACATCACCTGTTCCCGGACATGCCGTCTAATCGGTTGGCGGCCGTCGGTAAGCAAGTGCAGGCTTTGGCTGAAGAGTTTGATCTGCCGTACCACACCGGGTCTTTCCCGGCGCAGTTCGGCAAGGTGCAGCGCACCCTGCTCAAGCTTTCTTTGCCGAATAGCTTCCTGGCTGCCTCCCCGGACAATGCCCCGGAAGTACGCTCGAACCAGGCGTTTACCCCAGACATCGAAGCAAACCTGCAGGTTGGTGCCGATGAAGCTGGCCGACGTCGTGGCCTCAAGCCAGGATTGCAGCTGCTAGCTAAGGCTCGCCCGAGTGCTAAAGAAGCTCTGCGTTACGCCCTGATGCGGCCGGTACGACGTCAGTCGCGAGTCCACAAGGCCGAAGTAAATGGCACCATCGGCTGA
- a CDS encoding diacylglycerol/lipid kinase family protein, with translation MINVVSSSMRCLVLSNPNSTSHTHELFQAIIPPLAQVSELRAVYTEYPGHARELCAGLRRTDYDAIIAIGGDGTVNEVLAGLLGDDPAVRPSAAELPALGIIPTGSANVFARALGFPNDPGRTAVVLAELLHAQAYRRLPVGLINGRWFCVNAGFGLDAEVIGRMEKIRASGGLATPWRYSVVALNVWRKLRKATLEIRFHARCTDGENYRGTAAFVIVSNTNPWSYAGPIPLAPNPDHDFDNGLALYAVNDMTGPVGFLTLSRMLGLPVRNVARDLIDFRETRIDGIEQITLTNPHPLKWQVDGEYVGENTEVSISFSPQAIDVISPKTA, from the coding sequence ATGATCAACGTAGTCTCGTCTTCTATGCGATGCCTCGTGCTTTCGAATCCGAACTCGACCAGTCACACTCATGAGCTATTCCAGGCGATTATTCCGCCCCTGGCTCAGGTGTCTGAGCTGCGAGCGGTCTACACCGAGTATCCCGGGCACGCGCGCGAGCTCTGTGCCGGGCTGCGCCGTACAGATTACGACGCCATTATTGCTATTGGTGGCGACGGCACCGTGAACGAAGTGCTGGCCGGACTATTGGGCGATGACCCGGCCGTACGTCCCTCGGCCGCGGAGTTGCCCGCCTTGGGCATCATTCCGACTGGTTCGGCGAATGTTTTCGCCCGTGCGCTGGGTTTCCCCAATGATCCAGGTCGGACAGCCGTCGTGTTGGCGGAACTACTGCATGCGCAGGCTTATCGACGCCTTCCGGTCGGCCTCATCAATGGCCGGTGGTTTTGCGTCAACGCCGGGTTCGGCCTGGATGCCGAAGTGATTGGCCGAATGGAAAAGATTCGTGCCAGCGGAGGCTTGGCCACCCCGTGGCGATACTCTGTGGTCGCACTCAATGTGTGGCGCAAGCTGCGCAAAGCCACACTGGAGATCCGATTTCACGCGCGATGCACCGACGGCGAAAACTATCGTGGCACCGCAGCCTTCGTGATCGTGTCCAATACCAATCCGTGGAGTTATGCCGGCCCAATCCCGCTTGCGCCCAACCCAGATCATGACTTTGACAACGGCCTAGCCTTGTACGCAGTCAACGACATGACGGGCCCGGTGGGCTTCTTGACGCTTTCTCGAATGTTGGGTTTGCCCGTCCGCAATGTGGCGCGTGACTTGATTGATTTTCGTGAAACGCGAATTGACGGCATCGAACAGATCACACTCACCAACCCACATCCACTAAAGTGGCAGGTAGACGGGGAATACGTCGGCGAAAACACCGAAGTGAGCATCTCCTTTTCCCCGCAAGCCATCGACGTTATCAGCCCCAAAACCGCCTGA
- a CDS encoding chloride channel protein — translation MPSPIERTPIDATPLNRLAGLAVLTGAVTGLLVAGLNWTVIGVERLVYDVDHLHNPDPTSQVSRLRVSLTLVCLGVVLSWAWYGLRRLGRKQVGVPNAMNGRPMPVLETLLSAFLQVASVAAGAPVGRENAPRLAGGLAGSWISTKLGLDIHARRLLVAAAAGAGLGATFHLPLAGALFALELLLVEMSTRSVVVTMLASATAVAVTGVFVKPHPVYSSVPASEDWPTLGVAILVGLVAGVIGHWFGVLARKAVAASPQDGRILWQLPAAFVVIGAVAYFVPGTSSNARSMADTMLTNGMPAAALLAVALLRFGATLLCLRVGVVGGTLTPAFGLGAIVGALLGVALAPLFPGVPVGVFALLGAAAFLSTAMAAPLFGLIAAVEFTDLAAEGYLPVFVAVASAAIGVRLWSVAVHRDQPMVPFTSALWTRD, via the coding sequence CTGCCCTCCCCCATCGAGCGCACCCCAATCGATGCCACTCCGCTCAACCGGCTGGCAGGCTTGGCTGTCCTCACGGGCGCGGTGACCGGCTTGCTGGTGGCCGGGCTCAACTGGACGGTCATCGGCGTGGAGCGGCTGGTCTATGACGTGGATCATCTCCACAACCCGGATCCCACTTCGCAGGTTAGTAGGTTACGAGTCAGTCTCACTCTCGTTTGCTTGGGCGTGGTGCTGAGTTGGGCGTGGTACGGCTTACGACGGCTCGGACGCAAACAGGTGGGCGTGCCAAACGCCATGAACGGCCGTCCGATGCCGGTGCTTGAAACGCTCCTTTCCGCGTTCCTGCAGGTCGCTTCGGTCGCCGCGGGTGCCCCGGTGGGCCGGGAAAACGCCCCGCGTCTCGCCGGTGGACTCGCTGGCTCGTGGATTTCCACCAAGCTCGGCCTCGATATTCATGCCCGCCGGCTCTTGGTGGCAGCGGCCGCGGGTGCTGGCTTGGGTGCCACCTTTCATCTCCCCCTGGCCGGCGCCCTGTTTGCCCTGGAGCTGCTGCTGGTGGAAATGAGCACGCGCTCGGTGGTGGTCACTATGCTCGCCTCAGCCACAGCAGTAGCCGTCACTGGGGTCTTCGTGAAGCCGCACCCGGTCTATTCCTCGGTGCCTGCCAGCGAGGATTGGCCCACCCTTGGTGTCGCCATCCTCGTGGGGCTGGTAGCTGGTGTGATCGGCCACTGGTTCGGAGTGCTGGCCCGCAAGGCTGTTGCTGCCAGCCCGCAAGATGGGCGCATTTTGTGGCAATTGCCGGCTGCGTTCGTGGTGATCGGTGCTGTGGCTTACTTTGTTCCTGGCACCAGCTCCAACGCCCGTTCTATGGCCGATACGATGCTCACCAACGGCATGCCCGCGGCTGCCTTGCTCGCGGTTGCGTTGCTGCGCTTCGGCGCGACCCTGTTGTGCCTACGCGTTGGTGTGGTGGGAGGCACCTTGACCCCGGCGTTTGGTTTGGGAGCAATCGTAGGGGCTTTGCTCGGCGTGGCCTTAGCACCACTATTCCCCGGGGTACCGGTAGGCGTTTTCGCTCTGCTTGGGGCGGCCGCTTTTCTATCCACTGCGATGGCAGCCCCGCTTTTCGGACTGATCGCAGCGGTAGAATTTACCGATCTCGCAGCGGAGGGTTACCTACCCGTCTTTGTCGCAGTAGCTAGCGCTGCGATCGGTGTGCGCCTGTGGTCGGTGGCTGTCCATCGGGATCAGCCGATGGTGCCATTTACTTCGGCCTTGTGGACTCGCGACTGA
- a CDS encoding WhiB family transcriptional regulator, with product MDWRHEAVCRDEDPELFFPVGNSGPALAQIAAAKVVCNRCPVTSQCLAWALESGQDAGVWGGMSEDERRALKRRKNRGRGRTRATV from the coding sequence ATGGATTGGCGCCACGAAGCTGTTTGCCGCGACGAAGACCCAGAGCTCTTCTTCCCAGTCGGCAATTCCGGACCTGCCCTCGCACAGATCGCTGCAGCAAAGGTTGTTTGCAACCGCTGCCCAGTCACCTCCCAATGCCTCGCTTGGGCATTGGAATCCGGCCAGGATGCCGGCGTCTGGGGCGGCATGAGCGAAGACGAGCGTCGCGCCCTGAAGCGTCGCAAGAACCGTGGTCGCGGCCGTACCCGCGCAACCGTCTAA
- the rsgA gene encoding ribosome small subunit-dependent GTPase A, protein MARRQFDESDVRIRPGRGSRPRTKDRPKHDDAQFGMVVSKDRGRWGVVLDGSDQAVACMRARELGRTNIVVGDRVAVVGDTSGQPGTLARIVRLEDRTSVLRRTADDTDPYERIVVGNADQLLIVSAVADPPPRAGFVERALVAAFVGNLSPILCLTKSDLADPEEFASQFADLNVPVVTAGINDDLAEVQHIVTDHVTALIGHSGVGKSTLVNRLVPEADRATGAVSGVGKGRHTSTQSVALRLPDGGWIIDTPGIRSFGLAHVDADTVVGVFEDLALAAENCPRGCTHMGPPADPECALDQLTGSSLRRALAVRKLLVALRSNEDWELGIERD, encoded by the coding sequence GTGGCTAGAAGACAATTCGACGAGTCTGACGTCCGTATCCGTCCCGGCCGCGGTTCACGACCCCGCACCAAAGATCGCCCCAAGCACGACGATGCGCAATTCGGCATGGTGGTGTCGAAAGATCGTGGCCGTTGGGGCGTAGTTCTCGACGGCAGCGACCAGGCCGTCGCCTGCATGCGCGCCCGAGAGCTCGGCCGAACCAACATCGTCGTGGGTGATCGCGTGGCCGTGGTGGGCGACACCAGCGGCCAACCCGGCACACTCGCCCGCATCGTCCGACTTGAAGATCGCACCTCGGTGCTGCGTCGCACCGCCGATGACACCGACCCCTACGAACGGATCGTGGTGGGTAACGCCGACCAACTGCTTATCGTCTCCGCGGTAGCCGACCCACCTCCCCGGGCCGGTTTCGTCGAGCGCGCCCTGGTGGCCGCGTTCGTGGGTAATCTCTCACCTATTCTCTGCCTGACTAAATCGGATCTTGCTGACCCAGAAGAGTTCGCCTCCCAGTTCGCAGATCTCAACGTTCCCGTGGTCACCGCAGGCATTAACGACGACCTCGCCGAGGTGCAACACATCGTGACCGATCACGTCACCGCGCTGATCGGCCATTCGGGCGTCGGTAAGTCCACGCTGGTCAACCGCTTAGTTCCGGAAGCTGATCGCGCCACAGGTGCGGTATCGGGCGTCGGTAAAGGACGGCACACTTCCACGCAATCGGTTGCGCTGCGGCTGCCGGACGGCGGGTGGATTATAGATACCCCGGGAATTCGCTCGTTCGGGCTTGCGCATGTGGACGCGGACACAGTCGTGGGCGTCTTCGAAGATCTCGCGTTAGCAGCGGAAAACTGCCCGCGTGGGTGTACTCATATGGGCCCACCTGCCGACCCAGAATGCGCCCTCGATCAGCTCACCGGAAGCTCTTTGCGACGGGCGCTGGCCGTGCGCAAGCTGTTGGTTGCTCTACGCAGCAACGAAGACTGGGAACTCGGCATCGAAAGGGACTAA
- a CDS encoding SOS response-associated peptidase, with translation MCGRFVLFTTEEKLLAAATSLIDAPEATIQAPEGTPPPRYNVAPTQMIAMMRLASPSEALLEPARWGLLPHWKKDISGPPLFNARAETVQEKPSFRDAFKTQRCVIPLDGYYEWKDKKPYFVRRVDGELLWAAGLWSTGLGQLSATMITTDAPEPMQDLHHRLPRFLQAEEARQWLIDDTTTAAQLLHPSGQELVAQLRISPADPAVGAVKNDYPELIGH, from the coding sequence ATGTGCGGACGCTTTGTGCTCTTTACCACCGAGGAGAAGCTGCTTGCAGCGGCCACCTCGCTTATCGACGCCCCCGAGGCCACCATTCAGGCACCCGAAGGCACACCCCCGCCGCGGTACAACGTCGCACCGACTCAGATGATCGCCATGATGCGACTAGCCTCCCCGAGCGAAGCTCTCCTCGAACCTGCGCGGTGGGGGCTGCTTCCGCATTGGAAGAAAGACATCAGTGGTCCGCCGTTGTTCAATGCGCGGGCGGAGACCGTGCAAGAAAAGCCATCTTTCCGTGACGCATTCAAGACCCAGCGCTGCGTCATCCCGCTAGATGGATACTACGAATGGAAAGACAAAAAGCCGTACTTCGTGCGTCGCGTAGATGGCGAACTGCTCTGGGCTGCTGGGCTGTGGTCGACCGGGCTAGGCCAGCTTTCCGCCACGATGATTACCACCGATGCCCCGGAACCGATGCAGGATCTTCACCACCGCCTACCTCGGTTCCTACAGGCCGAGGAGGCGCGACAATGGCTTATCGACGACACCACGACCGCAGCACAGCTGTTGCACCCATCTGGGCAAGAGTTGGTGGCGCAGTTGCGGATTTCCCCTGCCGACCCCGCGGTAGGGGCAGTGAAAAACGACTACCCCGAGTTAATCGGCCACTAA
- a CDS encoding DUF6912 family protein has product MRVYVPATFEILRELNENGVFTARSGWGFAVTPTLIESFESGDEEEIAHFAFIDAARASLRLLGMGVSQHPHRRVVITADLPDEQVTLADDQGDTVVKIQPAHIALSEVAALHVDIESSEEATAKAIDAIHAADLGDEDAELAVGDADDNFMAWYDPVELPFLIELS; this is encoded by the coding sequence ATGCGCGTCTATGTGCCGGCAACCTTTGAGATCTTGAGAGAGCTCAATGAAAATGGGGTCTTTACTGCGCGTTCCGGGTGGGGTTTTGCGGTAACTCCTACGTTGATCGAGTCTTTCGAATCAGGAGACGAAGAAGAAATCGCCCACTTTGCCTTTATTGATGCAGCCCGGGCGTCTTTGAGATTGCTGGGAATGGGAGTGTCACAGCATCCGCATCGACGCGTGGTAATTACTGCCGATCTTCCCGATGAGCAGGTCACTCTTGCTGATGACCAGGGGGATACCGTGGTGAAGATCCAGCCTGCCCACATCGCTCTTTCTGAAGTTGCGGCGCTCCACGTGGATATTGAGTCCTCGGAAGAGGCCACTGCGAAGGCTATTGACGCGATCCATGCTGCGGATCTGGGGGACGAAGACGCGGAACTGGCAGTTGGAGACGCCGATGACAACTTCATGGCCTGGTATGACCCAGTTGAGCTGCCATTCTTGATTGAACTGAGCTAA
- a CDS encoding ferredoxin reductase gives MRRILKNWTTPLLPDDYSALINPLWSTRELRGVIRQITPAAEGSILIDIEPGWGVPVHFEAGQYIGIGVSVEGRYVWRSYSIVTAPTRRAKNFQICVRAVADGQLSNHLQDNARPGEAIRLAAPAGDFYLTDPIPHKLLFVTAGSGLTPVISMLRMLDDRRQLSDAVLIHSVRAKEELIFAEELDRLQEANPGLRVDIRVTSVDGRITIPQLEEMVPDFADRAPYACGPAQLLNELSAWWATGVDKPYALRTEHFTLDRASDARGGTVTFGNRGSVIADGATTILEAAESAGIRLPSGCRMGICQTCVQSLKEGHAHNLRTGETHEPGSRVRVCCTVANGDVTLDI, from the coding sequence GTGCGAAGAATTCTCAAGAATTGGACCACGCCACTACTGCCCGATGATTATTCGGCGCTGATCAACCCATTGTGGAGCACCCGGGAACTGCGTGGAGTCATCCGTCAGATCACTCCGGCGGCCGAAGGAAGCATCCTGATCGACATCGAACCAGGCTGGGGAGTGCCGGTCCACTTTGAAGCCGGTCAGTACATCGGCATTGGGGTCTCAGTGGAGGGGCGCTATGTGTGGCGGAGCTATTCGATAGTCACAGCACCCACCCGAAGGGCGAAGAACTTTCAGATTTGCGTCCGCGCCGTCGCAGATGGGCAACTTTCCAACCACCTGCAAGACAACGCTCGCCCAGGGGAAGCAATCCGGCTTGCCGCGCCCGCCGGTGACTTTTACCTCACTGATCCGATTCCCCACAAACTGCTGTTTGTTACTGCCGGTTCTGGATTGACCCCAGTGATCTCGATGCTGCGCATGCTCGACGATCGCCGCCAGCTTAGCGACGCCGTCCTGATCCACTCCGTGCGCGCGAAGGAAGAACTGATTTTCGCGGAAGAACTTGACCGCCTACAAGAAGCCAATCCTGGGCTACGGGTGGACATCCGTGTCACCTCGGTGGACGGTCGGATAACGATCCCTCAGCTGGAGGAGATGGTTCCAGACTTCGCCGATCGGGCACCATATGCCTGCGGTCCTGCGCAGCTACTTAATGAGCTCAGCGCATGGTGGGCGACGGGCGTCGATAAGCCTTATGCGCTGCGTACGGAACACTTCACCCTGGATCGAGCAAGTGATGCGCGGGGTGGCACGGTGACTTTTGGCAACCGAGGCAGCGTTATCGCGGATGGCGCTACCACGATTCTGGAGGCAGCCGAGTCGGCCGGAATTCGTTTGCCGAGCGGATGCCGGATGGGTATCTGCCAGACCTGCGTGCAGTCTCTCAAAGAAGGCCACGCGCACAACCTTCGCACCGGGGAAACCCATGAACCAGGCAGTCGCGTTCGCGTGTGCTGCACCGTTGCCAACGGCGACGTGACCCTCGACATTTAG